One window of bacterium genomic DNA carries:
- a CDS encoding phosphate butyryltransferase: MLLHSPAMTLDYQAITSADGIINAAKVLGSKYGPFKVAVAAAEDDDVLKACAEAAELGFAFFTLFGSESKLREIGEKHKIDFSGFTIVNTKDANESAHLAAESADKGKADLIQKGFLSTSALLKTVLSRDFSLRAADTLNHVAVLGFPGYHKLLGLTDGGMVVKPTFDQKVQIINNSIKLFHCLGYEKPKVAVSAAVDYIHQRLTATTEAAQLTAMNKDGLIPDCEVYGPVTFDAATSRSVALSRGITNYVAGDADIFLVDSIEECNIVSKTLILLSPATFAGVIVGARVPVSLVSRTDTARNKLASISIACLFSHYLKAAK, encoded by the coding sequence ATGTTGCTACATTCCCCCGCGATGACCTTAGACTATCAGGCAATCACATCGGCGGATGGAATCATCAATGCCGCCAAAGTCCTCGGATCAAAGTATGGCCCGTTCAAGGTCGCCGTTGCTGCTGCCGAGGACGACGATGTCCTCAAAGCTTGTGCCGAGGCTGCCGAGCTTGGATTCGCCTTCTTCACACTCTTTGGTTCTGAATCCAAACTGCGCGAAATCGGCGAGAAGCATAAGATTGACTTCTCCGGGTTCACGATAGTCAACACTAAGGACGCCAACGAGTCCGCCCATCTTGCCGCTGAGTCGGCTGACAAAGGCAAGGCTGATCTCATCCAGAAGGGCTTCCTTTCGACATCTGCGTTACTGAAGACTGTTTTGTCGCGCGACTTCTCATTGCGGGCGGCAGACACTCTGAATCATGTCGCTGTCTTGGGATTCCCCGGCTATCACAAGCTACTTGGACTTACCGATGGCGGTATGGTCGTGAAACCGACCTTTGATCAAAAAGTACAGATCATCAATAACTCGATAAAGCTGTTTCATTGTCTTGGATATGAAAAACCCAAAGTCGCCGTGTCGGCTGCGGTTGACTATATCCACCAGCGGTTGACAGCCACAACCGAGGCTGCCCAATTGACCGCAATGAATAAAGACGGCCTGATCCCCGACTGCGAAGTCTACGGACCGGTAACCTTCGATGCTGCCACATCGCGCTCAGTCGCGCTTAGCCGCGGCATTACTAACTACGTTGCCGGCGATGCTGATATCTTTTTGGTAGACTCGATCGAAGAATGCAACATCGTCTCCAAGACGCTGATCTTGCTTTCACCAGCGACTTTTGCGGGGGTTATCGTTGGTGCCCGGGTACCGGTCAGTCTGGTTTCGCGCACCGACACAGCTCGCAACAAACTGGCATCGATCTCCATCGCCTGCTTGTTCTCGCACTATCTCAAGGCGGCCAAGTGA